The following coding sequences lie in one Bartonella sp. DGB1 genomic window:
- a CDS encoding uracil-DNA glycosylase: protein MSSFLIKDILTFYQDAGLDYSILETPAILTQPILKKEVKPVCATDNINNLADLNKFMANLTNFSLKRTAQNDCFGTGIINAKLMVIGPPPDREEDKNGTIFAGIAGQLLDKMLLSINETRETIYLTHIIPWRPPGNRAPTTIEIEKCRPWIEKQIELVAPKVILAMGGLATQILLKNNVFLTIRGKWQEYQTTNGQTCLLMPSFSPSDLLKMPSQKKYAWHDLLEVKQKIKF from the coding sequence ATGTCATCTTTTCTTATTAAAGACATTTTAACCTTTTATCAAGACGCAGGTCTTGACTATTCTATTTTAGAAACTCCTGCTATTTTAACACAACCCATTCTAAAAAAAGAAGTTAAACCTGTTTGCGCTACTGATAATATTAATAATTTAGCTGACCTTAATAAATTTATGGCTAATCTTACTAATTTTTCTTTAAAAAGAACAGCGCAAAATGACTGTTTTGGTACAGGTATAATAAATGCTAAATTAATGGTAATTGGCCCACCACCAGATAGAGAAGAAGATAAAAACGGTACAATATTTGCAGGAATAGCCGGACAATTGCTAGATAAAATGTTATTATCTATTAATGAAACCAGAGAAACTATTTATCTGACCCATATTATTCCTTGGCGTCCACCAGGTAATAGAGCCCCTACCACAATAGAAATTGAAAAATGTCGCCCGTGGATAGAAAAACAGATAGAATTAGTAGCTCCAAAAGTTATTTTAGCAATGGGAGGATTAGCAACGCAAATATTATTAAAAAATAATGTATTTTTAACTATAAGAGGAAAATGGCAAGAATATCAAACTACAAACGGACAAACATGCTTACTTATGCCTAGCTTTAGCCCTTCAGACCTATTAAAAATGCCCAGTCAAAAAAAATACGCATGGCATGATTTATTAGAAGTCAAACAAAAAATAAAATTTTAA